The proteins below come from a single Chrysoperla carnea chromosome 1, inChrCarn1.1, whole genome shotgun sequence genomic window:
- the LOC123290740 gene encoding transcription termination factor 3, mitochondrial codes for MNISKKLLNNAQQIKELLCVSSSKYKISFHILIRKWSSNEITLPETEKKLDDPLMLKPCKIDLTEYAPSLRPTFNFAAYTDKSETLQQLIKLGVNLHKLEKKVGVPEFILKLDFERDIKKYIIFLTDHGVEASNLGNFITKNPRIFGEDLDYLQIRLEYLKLKKFSPVMIAKILNNNPYWLMFATERIDRRLGHFQNTFSLNGREVRKLAIIQPKLITYKMETIKLNTFAIQEEMGFQKHEVKELLLKRPKLWMIDQKQMIETFYYVHNEMKIPHKIILKFPETLFCRKARLKERHQFLEKLNKVQYNPTKENYISIKEIIQGRDVDFAVNVAKSTIDIYNTFLKTL; via the exons atgaatatttcaaaaaaattgttaaacaatgCCCAACAAATCAAAGAATTATTATGTGTTAgttcatcaaaatataaaatttcattccaCATATTGATAAGAAAATGGTCAAGTAATGAAATTACATTACCTGAGACGGAAAAAAAATTGGACGATCCATTAATGTTAAAACcttgtaaaattgatttaacCGAATATGCACCAAGTCTTCGGCCTACATTTAATTTTGCAGCGTACACTGATAAATCCGAAACATTGCAACAGCTAATaaaattaggtgtaaatttacataaattagaaaagaaagTTGGAGTGccggaatttattttaaaattagattttgaacgtgatataaaaaagtatataatctTTTTAACGGATCATGGCGTTGAAGCGAGTAATTtaggaaattttattacaaaaaatcctCGAATATTTGGAGAAGATTtagattatttacaaataaggttggaatatttaaaattaaaaaaattttcacctgttatgatagcaaaaattttaaataataatccatACTGGTTAATGTTTGCTACGGAGCGAATCGATCGACGTTTGGGTCATTTTCAAAacacattttcattaaatggaCGAGAAGTACGAAAATTAGCTATTATTCAGccaaaattaattacttataaaatGGAAACGATTAAACTAAATACGTTTGCCATTCAGGAGGAAATGGGATTTCAAAAACATGAagttaaagaattattattgaaaCGGCCCAAATTATGGATGATcg atcaaaaacaaatgattgagactttttattatgttcacaatgaaatgaaaattccacacaagataattttaaaatttcctgaAACATTATTTTGTCGAAAAGCCCGATTAAAAGAACGCCATCAGTTCTTGGAAAAACTGAATAAAGTACAATATAATCCAACAAAAGAGAATTATATATCAATTAAGGAAATTATTCAAGGGAGAGATGTTGATTTTGCTGTTAACGTAGCAAAATCTacaattgatatttataatacatttttgaaaactttgtag
- the LOC123290741 gene encoding reactive oxygen species modulator 1, producing the protein MPVPSSVYQQHHGPTCFDKMKMGFMLGFCVGLASGALFGGFSALRSGLRGRDLVNTVGKVMLQGGGSFGTFMAIGTGLRC; encoded by the exons atgCCGGTCCCAAGTAGCGTGTACCAACAACATCATGGTCCAACATGTTTCGATAAAATGAAAATGGGATTTATGCTTGGATTTTGTGTCGGATTAGCAAGTGGGGCGCTTTTTGGTGGTTTCTCAGCATTGAG GAGTGGATTACGTGGCCGAGATTTAGTGAACACAGTTGGTAAGGTCATGTTGCAAGGTGGTGGATCATTCGGGACATTTATGGCCATCGGAACTGGACTGCGATGTTAG
- the LOC123290739 gene encoding evolutionarily conserved signaling intermediate in Toll pathway, mitochondrial → MFVIKLYSNCKYLTKICALKQSQRTITLNSIVFKNEKKSLALRDSFADAKDKSKETYLDLIRIFEGKDKLRRGHVEFIATALKHMQDFGVHKDLEAYKKLISVLPKGKFIPQNIFQAEFMHYPKQQQIAIDLLEQMENNGVIPDVELEAILLNIFGHRGYPLRKYWRMMYWMPKFKNLSPWPIPNPVPNDTLELARIALTRMTSVDLQTQIIEYNSADVEDSIDKTWILSAQSPKQKELIKECKITESIYVEGPFNLWLRNASVNYFVLRAEPKKILPQEEENVDDVSNLRIPIYEKPKKVSVIPSIHEQDDGIYLAICATGTSSQDSLLSWIRLMEKDGNPALGKIPVVFTLRHPERELTVSNATKEQSVMNLNQNKD, encoded by the coding sequence atgtttgttataaaattatattcaaactgtaaatatttaacGAAAATATGTGCCCTGAAACAATCACAAAGGACTATAACACTTAATTCAATAGTGttcaaaaatgagaaaaaatctcTAGCGTTACGCGATAGTTTTGCAGATGCAAAAGATAAAAGTAAAGAAACATACTTAGATTTAATTCGTATATTCGAAGGAAAAGATAAATTACGACGAGGTCATGTTGAATTTATTGCAACAGCTTTAAAGCACATGCAAGATTTTGGTGTACATAAAGATTTAGAAGCGTATAAAAAGTTGATAAGTGTCCTACCGAAAGGAAAATTTATcccacaaaatatatttcaagctGAATTCATGCATTACCCCAAACAACAGCAAATTGCTATTGATCTATTAGAACAGATGGAAAATAATGGAGTTATTCCAGATGTGGAACTTGAAGCGATTTTACTAAATATATTCGGACATCGTGGATATCCTTTACGAAAATATTGGCGTATGATGTATTGGATGCCCAAATTTAAGAACTTATCCCCATGGCCAATTCCGAATCCTGTTCCAAACGATACATTAGAATTAGCACGAATTGCGCTAACTAGAATGACGAGTGTCGATTTACAGAcacaaattattgaatataattcaGCAGATGTAGAGGATTCTATTGATAAAACCTGGATACTTAGTGCACAAAGTCCGAAGCAAAAAGAATTGATCAAAGAATGTAAAATTACTGAGTCTATTTATGTGGAAGGACCGTTTAATTTATGGTTACGTAATGCGTctgttaattattttgtgttacGTGCAGAACCGAAAAAGATACTACCACAGGAAGAGGAAAATGTAGATGATGTTAGTAATTTAAGAATACCAATTTATgagaaaccaaaaaaagtgaGCGTAATTCCATCGATTCATGAACAAGACGACGGAATTTATTTGGCAATCTGTGCCACGGGAACATCATCTCAAGATTCACTGTTATCATGGATTCGTTTAATGGAAAAAGATGGTAATCCAGCATTAGGAAAGATTCCGGTTGTTTTTACATTGAGACACCCGGAACGGGAATTAACTGTTTCAAATGCTACGAAAGAGCAAAGTGTTATGAATTTAAATCAGAATAaagattaa
- the LOC123290738 gene encoding endoplasmic reticulum-Golgi intermediate compartment protein 3, with amino-acid sequence MESRFNLNILRRFDAYPKPPEEIRSVKTYEGATVTIISTIVIIILVGSEVVDFLTPKLKNDLFVDTSRNPNLKIDLDITIPTISCDFLALDAMDSSGEQHLRIDHNIYKRRLDLKGQPIEDEPKKEDITKSALKKKENSTAVGKVECGSCYGAALNDSQCCNTCDDVKAAYQARKWSMPDLDNIEQCKNEHYSEKLKSAFNEGCNIHGSLEVNRVGGSFHIAPGQSFSISHVHVHDVQPFSSTAFNTTHYINQLSFGPRINNSLTNPLDDHRAIAEEGATMFQYYIKIIPVTYVGKDRTTFYSNHFSVTKHQKPVHLLSGESGMPGIFFSYELSPFMVKYTETIRPVGHFVTTICAIIGGVITIAGIVVRVLNISRESLQKIELGKVS; translated from the exons ATGGAATctcgttttaatttaaatattttacgacGGTTTGATGCGTATCCAAAACCACCGGAAGAAATTCGTTCTGTAAAAACTTACGAAGGAGCGACAG TTACAATCATCAGTACAATTGTGATAATTATACTAGTGGGATCGgaagttgttgattttttaacaccaaaattaaaaaatgatttatttgtagACACATCGAGGAATCctaatttaaaaatcgatttagaTATTACCATTCCAACAATTTCATGTGACT TTCTAGCTTTAGATGCCATGGATTCATCAGGAGAACAGCATTTAAGGATAGACCATAACATTTATAAACGAAGATTAGATCTGAAAGGGCAACCAATTGAAGACGAGCCAAAAAAAGAag atatAACAAAATctgctttaaagaaaaag gaaAATAGTACGGCCGTAGGAAAAGTAGAATGTGGTAGTTGTTATGGAGCAGCATTAAACGATTcaca atgcTGTAACACTTGCGATGACGTAAAAGCCGCTTATCAAGCTCGTAAATGGTCAATGCCAGATTTGGATAATATCGAACAATGTAAAAATGAACATTAttcggaaaaattaaaaagtgcaTTTAACGAAGGATGTAATATACATGGTTCATTAGAGGTAAATCGCGTTGGCGGAAGTTTTCATATTGCACCAGGACAAAGTTTTTCTATAAGTCATGTACATGTCCATGATGTTCAACCATTTTCATCCACTGCTTTTAATACTACACattatataaatcaattatcGTTTGGACCTAGGATTAATAATTCGTTAACGAATCCTTTAGACGATCATAGAGCGATTGCCGAAGAAG GAGCTACAATGTttcaatattacataaaaattattcctgTAACATACGTAGGTAAAGATCGAAcaacattttattcaaatcatttttctgTAACTAAGCATCAAAAACCTGTACATTTATTAAGTGGAGAATCCGGAATGcctggaatatttttttcttatgaacTATCACCATTTATGGTGAAATATACAGAGACAATCAG gccCGTGGGACACTTTGTAACTACAATATGTGCGATTATTGGTGGTGTTATAACAATAGCTGGTATTGTTGTACGAGTTTTGAATATTTCACGAGAgtcattacaaaaaattgaattgggTAAAGTTAGTTAA